The sequence GAAACTGACGGCATTGGTGGTTTGTCCCACTACCCTGATGTTCAACTGGGAAAATGAGATCCGTAAGTTTACGCCCGACCTTACCTACCATATACACCATGGCGGCGAACGTACCCGTAATAAAGCCATGCTCGACAATAAGAATGTGATCATCACCACCTATGGCACATTGCGAAGTGATATCAAGATGCTGGTGGATGTCAATTTTGACTATGTAGTGCTGGATGAATCGCAGGCTATCAAGAACCCGGCCAGCAAAGTGACCAAAGCAGCATCATTGCTGAAGGCGAAACACCGGTTATGCATGAGTGGTACCCCTTTGCAGAATAATACATTTGATATTTATGCGCAGATGAATTTCCTGAATCCCGGTATGCTGGGTAGTATGGAATTCTTCCGCCAGGAGTTTGCGATTCCCATAGATAAATTCGGGGAGCAGGAAAGAAAGGACCACCTGCGGAAAATTTTGTTTCCATTTATCCTGAGGCGAACGAAGGAACAGGTGGCCAAAGACCTTCCGGAAAAAACTGAAACTATCCTGTGGTGTGAAATGGAAGACGAGCAGCGTAAGATATATGATGCCTACCGCAATGATTTCCGCGATAAGATCCTGGGCACTATTGAATCGCAGGGGGTTCAGAAATCACAGTTGACCATCCTGCAGGGCCTGATGAAGCTCCGCCAGATCTGTGACTCCCCGGCTATTTTAAATGAGCAGGACAAATTTGAAAACCATTCCATAAAGCTGGAAGAACTGGGCCGGGAGATCACAGAAAATATCAGCAACCATAAAGCGCTGGTATTCTCCCAGTTCCTGGGCATGCTTGCGCTGATCAGGCAAAAACTAAAGGAGCTGGATGTGGATTATGAATATTTTGATGGCAGTACCAGTGCGATTGACCGGGAAAAGGCTATCCAGCGTTTTCAAAAGGATGAAAACTGCCGCGTATTCCTGATTTCGCTAAAAGCGGGTGGGGTCGGCCTGAACTTAACTGCGGCCGACTACGTATATATTGTCGATCCGTGGTGGAACCCGGCAGTGGAACAACAGGCGATTGACCGGACCCACCGGATTGGCCAGACAAAGAATATTTTTGCTTACCGGATGATCTGTAAAGACACCATTGAGGATAAGATCCTGCAGTTGCAGGACCGGAAGCGGGTTTTGGCCCGTGACTTGATTGCCGATGATGAAGGATTTGTGAAGAACCTGACCAGGGAAGATGTTGAATACCTGTTTAGTTAACGACTGGTTAAAAAAATGCCCCACCGGGGTGGGGCCAGCACATACGAAAGTGGTTTCAGAGGTAAGTGCTAGATATATGGTTGGGTTAGTAACGACGTGATTTCCGGGCGTATAATGGCCGGTGTTCAATGGGCGATTCACCACTGAGCATCACAGACCATACGTATTTGAAAAATCGCGAAAGATCTAATCCGGAACGGTAATTATCCTGATTAATCTTAATAGCATGTGTATTATAATACATGTCATTTTTTTTCATCGCGGTCTGATTTGAGGGTGATTATTCCATCGAAAACGAAGTTATAGCGTATTTATTGTATAGAAGTACAGGTCAGGGGCGGCCGCAACCCCTTGAATCCTTAATTTTGCGAGCTTTCAATTATTATGGCAAAAAGTTTATTTAACAGGAATTCCGCTTCAGGTGCAGAAATGTCTTTTATTGACCATCTTGAAGCCCTGCGCTGGCATATTTTCAGGTCATTACTGGCAGTGTTAATCGGTGCGGTAGTGGTATTTGTGTATATGGATTTTTTCTTTGGCACAATTGTGATGGGGCCGGCAAACCGGACCTTTATCACTTACAGGGTGCTTTGCGGGGCGAGCCACCGGTTGGGTTTGGGTGATGCGCTTTGCCTTTCTGATATCAACCTGAAGCTGATCAGTACCGAAATGAGCAGCCAGTTCATGATGAGTTTTACCATCGCATTTGTAGGCGGGTTTATTATCGCCTTTCCATTTGTATTCTGGGAGTTCTGGAAATTTGTTAAACCAGCCCTTACAGACAAAGAACTGGGCAAGACCAGGGGAGTCATTTTCTGGGTTTCCATGCTTTTTTTCAGCGGAGTTAGTTTCGGGTATTTCCTGATAGCCCCATATACAGTGAACTTCTTTGCTGCTTATACCTTAAGCCCGCTCATCCAGAATACTTTTACGGTAAGTGATTATATTGATAACATTGTATCCCTGGTTTTGGGAACGGGGATTGTATTCCAGCTTCCGCTTGTGGTGTTTTTCCTGGCAAAAGTGGGCATATTATCGGCCAGTTTTTTACGGAAGTACAGGAAATTTGCCGTGGTGATCATATTGGTTTTAGCGGCTGTAATCACCCCTCCTGATATTGTGAGCCAATTGATCGTAACCGTTCCGCTTTGGCTCTTGTATGAGATCAGTATCAGCATTGCGGCCAGGGTGAATAAGGAAGACGGAAACGACAACCTTTCCAGCGAAGAATGGAGTTAAGGCTATTTAAACAAAAATACTATGTCTGATTTTTCCAAACAGTTGCCGGTCGCAATTGGTTGCGACCATGCAGGATATACCTACAAGGATGCCATAAAAGCACATTTGGAGGCCCTTGGGTGGCAGGTTAAGGACTTCGGCACCCATGGTCCTGATTCTGTAGATTACCCCGATTTTGCCCATCCAACTGCAGCCAGTGTAGAAAGCGGCGAATCTGCTTTCGGGGTCCTGATCTGTGGAAGCGCCAATGGGGTTGCGATCACGGCCAACAAACACGAAGGAATTCGCGCGGGTTTATGCTGGCACAATGATGTGGCCAAACTGGTCCGTCAGCATAATAATGCAAATATGATCTGCCTTCCGGCCCGTTTCCTTAGCAGTGAAGAAGCCTTACAGTTAGTGGAAACCTTTATCAATACTGAGTTTGAAGGCGGCCGCCATGCCACCCGGGTGAACAAAATAACCTGTTCGTAAACATTCATTATAATAATTACATGAGAAAACTATGTCTACTGCTGGGTCTTTTCCCGGCCACTTTGGGGATTGCCCAAAAGAAAACGAGCCCGACAAAGATCGCGGCCACCATTACAGAAACCGATCTGCGCACGCATCTCTACATAGTTGCCGGCGCCGATATGGAAGGCCGTGAAACTGCCTCAGAAGGCCAGCGCAAGGCTGCGGCATATATTGAGAACCACTTTAAAAGCCTTGGATTACTTCCCGGTAATAAAGCCAGCTACCAGATGAGTTTCCCGGTTTTTCGCGATTCCCTGGTTGACAGCAAGCTTATAGTTAACGACAAAGCCTTCTCCCTGAACAAGGATTACCAGCCGATTTTGCAATTGTCCCGCTCAGGAAGCCAGTATTTTTCTGAAATCGTACTGGTGGGCCATGGCATTGTGGATTCAGCGTTTGACGATTATGCCAATATTGATGTAGCCGGTAAAGCTGTTCTCATTTTAGATGGTGCTCCAGCAAATTATACCACCAACCAAAAAGGCTGGCGGGCGCCAAATACCTTTTATGGAAAATACCAGAACGCCATGAAAAAGGGTGCAGCCGCTATCCTGATGGTTGGTACAGGATATCCGAAAAAGGAATTAGCGCCACTGGGAAATATGTATACTGATCTGTACACACCAAAGGTGGGGGCAAATTTGTATACCATTTCCCCTGATGTTGCGGCAGGAATTGTTGGGGCAGACTGGCCCGCCTTATTGCAGTCTTCCAAAACCGGCAGGGTTGCGGCTAAAATCGTTCCGACTGAACTGGCGCTTGAATTGAATAAGACTGTACTTAAACTGCAAAGCAGTAATGTATTGGGTTATATAGAAGGGACCGATAAAAAAGATGAATGGCTGATCATTACCGCGCACTACGACCACCTGGGTAAAAAAGGCGATGTCATTTACTACGGTGCAGATGACGACGGATCAGGCACGGTGAGCGTTTTGGAAATTGCTGAAGCTTTCGCCAAGGCAAAGGCAGCAGGAATGGGACCGCGCAGGAATATCCTGTTCATGACCGTAAGTGGGGAAGAAAAGGGTTTATGGGGTTCAAAATATTATTCAGATCACCCAACCATCCCTATTGAGAAAGCCACTGCCGACCTGAATATTGATATGATTGGCCGTGTGGATACAGAACGCAAGTCTGCCGATACCCTGAACTATGTGTATGTGGTGGGTGATGATAAACTGAGCACCGACCTGAAACCCATCAGCGAAACGGTGAATAAGAAATACATGAAAATGAACCTGGATTATAAGTTTAATGATCCGAATGACCCTCAACAGATTTATTTCAGGAGCGACCATTATAATTTCGCTGCCAAGGGTGTGCCGGTTATCTTCTATTATGATGGAATGTTGCTGGCAGATTACCACCAGCCAACTGATACCCCGGAAAAGATCAATTATACCTTGTTGAAAAGAAGGGCCCAGCTGGTATTTTACACAGCCTGGGAAATGGCAAACCGGAATGACCAGATCAAAAGGGACCTGGCCATACCTACGATGACCCGGTAATTTTTTTTGGGGTGGATTAAACCTTGTTTCCAGCTATCGGTCTATGATAGTATAAAACGAATTATTCCACCCCAGAAAATTAAACCATGAACACAACAAACCTCCTTAAGAAAATTGGCTTTATTACTCTTACCGCTGCCAGCCTGTGCCTGACCTCTGAAACATTTGCCCAGCATGGCCGGCATGACCGCAGGGAAAACGTGCGCGACCGCCGGGAAGACGTGCTTGACCGTAAAGAAGATAAGCGCGACCGGCGCGAAGACCGCCGTGACGCTCAATTTAATGGCGGCAGGCGCGACAAGCGCGAAGATGTTCGTGACCGCCGCGAAGATGTACGCGATCATCGGGAAGACAAACGCGACCTTAAGGAAGATCGCCGCGACAGAAGGCATTAATTGTTTTTGATCCGTACCCTGGAGAAAGTGAACGGTGAACAGAAAACGGTGAACGGGGCATTTTAGCCCGCTTCCCGTTTACTGTTCACCGTTTCTCATATACCGTTCACCGTTTACCACCCCAATATATAAGCGAAGATCAGGGGCGCAACGATCGTCGCATCACTTTCAACAATGAATTT comes from Flavihumibacter fluvii and encodes:
- a CDS encoding M28 family peptidase; its protein translation is MRKLCLLLGLFPATLGIAQKKTSPTKIAATITETDLRTHLYIVAGADMEGRETASEGQRKAAAYIENHFKSLGLLPGNKASYQMSFPVFRDSLVDSKLIVNDKAFSLNKDYQPILQLSRSGSQYFSEIVLVGHGIVDSAFDDYANIDVAGKAVLILDGAPANYTTNQKGWRAPNTFYGKYQNAMKKGAAAILMVGTGYPKKELAPLGNMYTDLYTPKVGANLYTISPDVAAGIVGADWPALLQSSKTGRVAAKIVPTELALELNKTVLKLQSSNVLGYIEGTDKKDEWLIITAHYDHLGKKGDVIYYGADDDGSGTVSVLEIAEAFAKAKAAGMGPRRNILFMTVSGEEKGLWGSKYYSDHPTIPIEKATADLNIDMIGRVDTERKSADTLNYVYVVGDDKLSTDLKPISETVNKKYMKMNLDYKFNDPNDPQQIYFRSDHYNFAAKGVPVIFYYDGMLLADYHQPTDTPEKINYTLLKRRAQLVFYTAWEMANRNDQIKRDLAIPTMTR
- the rpiB gene encoding ribose 5-phosphate isomerase B; translated protein: MSDFSKQLPVAIGCDHAGYTYKDAIKAHLEALGWQVKDFGTHGPDSVDYPDFAHPTAASVESGESAFGVLICGSANGVAITANKHEGIRAGLCWHNDVAKLVRQHNNANMICLPARFLSSEEALQLVETFINTEFEGGRHATRVNKITCS
- the tatC gene encoding twin-arginine translocase subunit TatC — its product is MAKSLFNRNSASGAEMSFIDHLEALRWHIFRSLLAVLIGAVVVFVYMDFFFGTIVMGPANRTFITYRVLCGASHRLGLGDALCLSDINLKLISTEMSSQFMMSFTIAFVGGFIIAFPFVFWEFWKFVKPALTDKELGKTRGVIFWVSMLFFSGVSFGYFLIAPYTVNFFAAYTLSPLIQNTFTVSDYIDNIVSLVLGTGIVFQLPLVVFFLAKVGILSASFLRKYRKFAVVIILVLAAVITPPDIVSQLIVTVPLWLLYEISISIAARVNKEDGNDNLSSEEWS